A window from Pseudooceanicola algae encodes these proteins:
- the rsmD gene encoding 16S rRNA (guanine(966)-N(2))-methyltransferase RsmD — MRIIGGEYRGRRLAALGKGDAGAHLRPTTDRVRESLFSVLMGGRFGDPVTDRVVLDLFAGTGALGLEALSRGARHCTFVDDGRVAQRLISQNVAELRAKDRTSLLRVNANRLPACPGVPAGLVFLDPPYGRGHGQTALAAATAQGWIAEEALIVWEESTPQEAPEGFVLLESRRYGDTHITLLERG; from the coding sequence ATGCGCATCATCGGGGGCGAATACCGCGGCCGCCGCCTGGCCGCGCTTGGCAAGGGCGACGCGGGCGCACATCTGCGCCCCACCACCGACCGGGTGCGCGAAAGCCTGTTTTCCGTCCTGATGGGCGGGCGCTTTGGCGACCCGGTGACGGACCGGGTGGTGCTGGATCTGTTCGCCGGAACAGGGGCCCTCGGGCTGGAGGCGCTGTCGCGCGGGGCGCGCCACTGCACCTTTGTCGATGACGGGCGGGTGGCGCAGCGGCTGATTTCGCAAAACGTGGCAGAGCTGCGCGCGAAGGATCGCACCAGTCTGCTGCGCGTGAACGCCAACCGCCTGCCCGCCTGCCCCGGCGTGCCTGCCGGGCTGGTATTCCTCGACCCGCCCTATGGGCGCGGGCATGGTCAGACCGCCCTGGCCGCTGCGACGGCCCAAGGCTGGATCGCCGAAGAGGCGCTGATCGTCTGGGAGGAAAGCACGCCCCAGGAGGCGCCCGAGGGCTTTGTGCTGCTGGAAAGCCGCCGCTATGGCGACACCCATATCACCCTGCTGGAACGCGGCTGA
- a CDS encoding NAD(P)/FAD-dependent oxidoreductase: MTDIAVIGAGQAGASLVAKLRSEGFSGTITMFGGEIAPPYQRPPLSKKYLLGEMDEARLYLRPESWYAENGIDLRLGAPVEAIAPAAREIIVGGEVVRYDQLALTTGSVPRHLPAALGGNLAGVYAVRSLADVDAMAPEFQQGARVLIVGGGYIGLEAAAVASKLGLQVTLIEMADRILQRVACPETSRYFRDLHLSRGVDLREGTGLERLTGAGRVSGAVLGDGTELEVDFVIVGMGILPDEILAEEAGLEIENGIRCDSHGRTSDPHIWSAGDCASFPWQGGRLRLESVQNAIDMAEAVAVNMLGGAKPYVPKPWFWSDQYEVKLQIAGLNTGYDNVVARLGDKGAVSHWYFAGDRLLAVDAMNDPRGYMVGKRLIEAGKTADPVKLADPATDLKELMKG, from the coding sequence ATGACCGATATTGCCGTGATCGGCGCCGGACAAGCCGGGGCCTCGCTTGTCGCGAAGCTGCGCAGCGAAGGCTTCAGCGGGACAATCACCATGTTCGGCGGGGAAATCGCGCCGCCATATCAACGGCCTCCGCTGTCGAAGAAGTACCTGCTGGGCGAGATGGACGAAGCGCGGCTCTACCTGCGGCCCGAAAGCTGGTACGCCGAGAACGGTATCGACCTGCGCCTTGGCGCCCCGGTCGAGGCAATCGCCCCCGCTGCCAGGGAAATCATCGTTGGCGGTGAGGTGGTCAGATACGATCAGCTGGCCCTGACCACCGGGTCCGTACCGCGCCATCTGCCGGCGGCCCTTGGCGGCAATCTGGCCGGCGTCTACGCGGTGCGCAGCCTGGCGGATGTCGATGCCATGGCGCCCGAGTTCCAGCAAGGCGCGCGGGTGTTGATCGTCGGAGGCGGCTACATCGGGCTGGAAGCGGCCGCCGTGGCCAGCAAGCTGGGCCTGCAAGTCACCCTGATCGAGATGGCGGACCGTATCCTGCAACGGGTCGCCTGCCCTGAAACCTCGCGCTATTTCCGCGACCTGCACCTGTCGCGCGGCGTCGATCTGCGGGAAGGCACCGGATTGGAACGGCTGACGGGCGCGGGCCGCGTCAGCGGCGCCGTGCTGGGCGACGGTACCGAGCTGGAAGTCGATTTCGTGATCGTCGGCATGGGAATCCTGCCCGACGAAATCCTGGCGGAAGAAGCCGGGCTGGAGATCGAGAACGGCATCCGCTGTGATTCCCACGGGCGCACCAGCGATCCGCATATCTGGTCGGCGGGCGATTGTGCCAGCTTCCCCTGGCAAGGCGGGCGGCTGCGTCTGGAAAGCGTTCAGAACGCCATCGACATGGCCGAAGCCGTGGCCGTCAACATGCTGGGCGGGGCAAAACCCTATGTGCCCAAGCCCTGGTTCTGGTCCGATCAATACGAGGTCAAGCTGCAGATCGCCGGGCTGAACACCGGCTATGACAACGTGGTGGCGCGGCTTGGCGACAAGGGCGCGGTCAGCCATTGGTACTTCGCCGGTGACCGCCTGCTGGCGGTGGATGCGATGAACGATCCGCGCGGCTACATGGTCGGCAAGCGCCTGATCGAGGCGGGCAAGACCGCCGATCCTGTGAAACTGGCCGATCCCGCCACCGACCTGAAGGAGCTGATGAAGGGCTGA
- a CDS encoding peroxiredoxin, which yields MTISTGDTLPDATLVTMGDEGPVTVSMKEKLAGRKVVVFGLPGAFTGTCTSAHVPSFIRTKGDFDAKGVDEIICVAVNDPFVMAAWGDSTGATEAGLTFLGDPAAEFTKAIGLEFTAPPVGLYDRSKRYALYAEDGVVKVLHLEDSPGTCDVSGGESLLDDM from the coding sequence ATGACCATTTCCACAGGAGATACCCTGCCCGATGCAACCCTGGTCACAATGGGCGACGAGGGCCCGGTGACCGTGTCGATGAAAGAAAAGCTGGCCGGCCGCAAGGTCGTGGTCTTCGGGCTGCCCGGCGCCTTCACCGGCACCTGCACTTCCGCCCATGTGCCCAGCTTCATCCGCACCAAGGGCGATTTCGACGCCAAGGGCGTGGACGAGATCATCTGCGTCGCGGTCAACGACCCCTTCGTGATGGCCGCCTGGGGGGACTCCACCGGTGCGACCGAGGCGGGCCTGACCTTCCTTGGCGATCCGGCGGCGGAGTTCACCAAGGCCATCGGCCTTGAGTTCACCGCGCCGCCCGTCGGGCTGTACGACCGGTCCAAGCGCTATGCGCTTTATGCCGAGGACGGCGTGGTCAAGGTGCTGCACCTGGAAGACAGCCCGGGCACCTGCGATGTCTCGGGCGGTGAAAGCCTTCTGGACGACATGTAA
- a CDS encoding protein-tyrosine phosphatase family protein, which yields MPEEVARALSIRGILPVPDGGSCLLAGFPGLATTVQGAGYIDAGIRAAVLDHLGGAPLWIALPETGELPEGALDQLGAALDRRGAELLHLPIPDFKAPDGDFMIRWAGLRDGLHDRLDQGGRLGITCQYGAGRSGLLACLLLIERGFAPEIALQMTRSAIPEAVESDVQQDWLMDRRDATLPRYGGTASDR from the coding sequence ATGCCCGAAGAGGTCGCCAGGGCGCTGTCCATTCGCGGGATCTTGCCGGTTCCGGACGGTGGAAGCTGCCTGCTCGCCGGGTTTCCGGGGCTGGCCACCACCGTGCAGGGGGCGGGGTATATCGACGCCGGGATCCGGGCGGCGGTTCTGGACCATCTGGGCGGTGCCCCCCTGTGGATCGCGCTGCCCGAAACAGGTGAATTGCCCGAGGGCGCGCTGGACCAGCTTGGCGCGGCGCTGGACAGGCGCGGGGCCGAACTGCTGCATCTGCCGATCCCGGATTTCAAGGCGCCGGATGGGGATTTCATGATCCGTTGGGCCGGGCTGCGGGACGGGTTGCACGACAGGCTGGACCAGGGCGGGCGGCTGGGGATCACCTGTCAGTACGGCGCCGGACGCAGCGGATTGCTGGCCTGTCTGCTGCTGATCGAACGCGGCTTCGCGCCAGAAATCGCCCTGCAAATGACCCGCTCGGCCATCCCCGAGGCGGTGGAAAGCGATGTGCAACAGGATTGGCTGATGGACCGGCGGGACGCAACACTGCCACGGTATGGGGGCACGGCGTCAGACCGCTAG
- a CDS encoding GntR family transcriptional regulator, translating into MRATNEEIAAVLRERICLFAGPGDMLLHEGQLAAEFGVSRTPIRQVLQMLAYESLVETRSGVGTIVSPLLPERRRNDEIAFRALLSAAASCPVPGRYGLDEAGALLRKARVLLRAEGPITRDRLFHLLEHLLDATAILVDDHILVAAMRASCLRYMRWVVTELPLASQDAEAEYAEWLEAGIRLAVSAPSADLLRHLARRKDCPVAADPTPEAAPDTASGDADPGA; encoded by the coding sequence ATGAGAGCAACCAACGAAGAAATCGCGGCCGTTCTGCGTGAACGTATCTGCCTTTTCGCAGGTCCGGGCGACATGCTTTTGCACGAGGGGCAATTGGCGGCGGAATTCGGTGTCTCGCGCACGCCGATCCGGCAGGTCCTGCAGATGCTGGCCTATGAAAGTCTGGTCGAGACCCGGTCCGGCGTCGGCACGATCGTATCGCCCTTGTTGCCCGAACGGCGCCGCAATGACGAAATCGCCTTTCGGGCCCTTCTTTCTGCGGCTGCATCCTGTCCGGTCCCGGGCCGCTATGGTCTGGACGAGGCGGGGGCGCTGCTGCGTAAGGCCCGCGTCTTGCTGCGCGCCGAAGGACCCATCACCCGAGACCGACTTTTCCACCTGTTGGAGCATCTGCTGGACGCCACGGCCATCCTTGTGGATGACCATATCCTGGTTGCCGCCATGCGGGCATCCTGTCTGCGCTACATGCGCTGGGTGGTCACCGAACTGCCTCTGGCGTCGCAGGATGCAGAGGCCGAATATGCCGAATGGCTGGAGGCGGGGATCCGGTTGGCGGTCAGCGCGCCCAGTGCAGATCTTCTGAGGCATCTCGCCCGTCGCAAGGATTGCCCCGTGGCCGCCGATCCCACCCCCGAGGCCGCTCCGGACACCGCTTCGGGGGATGCGGACCCGGGAGCCTGA
- a CDS encoding mechanosensitive ion channel family protein, which yields MIDSFWNKELWNGHSIGDVISLELLASVLGNVLAAILILIVGFWFAGWVKRRILGISKKHQELDDTLFAFFGSILSYAVIGLSVLFVLNTFGVQTTSIVALIGAAGLAIGLALQGTLSNIAAGVMIIFFRPFKNGDFVEVSGQMGTVMSISLNNTELASLSNTQIIIPNSQVWGNTITNYSVYPTRRAEWTFGVSYDSDLKAAEQIIKDTILADPRALADPEPFIQVSNLGESSVDFLVRVWCNRADLFGFQTDMTRKVKEAMDAGGIDIPFPTRTLTVKKAEDGADLGL from the coding sequence ATGATCGACTCTTTTTGGAACAAAGAACTCTGGAACGGACACAGCATCGGGGACGTGATTTCCCTTGAACTGCTGGCCTCGGTCCTCGGCAATGTCCTTGCTGCCATCCTGATCCTGATCGTCGGCTTCTGGTTTGCCGGATGGGTCAAGCGCCGGATCCTCGGGATCTCGAAGAAGCATCAGGAACTGGACGACACGCTGTTCGCCTTCTTCGGCTCGATCCTGAGCTACGCGGTGATCGGCCTGTCGGTGCTTTTCGTGCTGAACACCTTCGGGGTGCAGACGACCTCGATCGTCGCCCTGATCGGTGCCGCCGGTCTTGCCATCGGTCTGGCCCTGCAAGGCACCCTGTCCAATATCGCCGCCGGCGTGATGATCATCTTCTTCCGCCCGTTCAAGAACGGCGATTTCGTCGAGGTCAGCGGCCAGATGGGCACGGTCATGTCGATCTCGCTCAACAACACAGAGTTGGCCAGCCTGTCCAATACCCAGATCATCATCCCCAACAGCCAGGTCTGGGGCAATACGATCACCAACTATTCGGTCTATCCGACCCGTCGGGCGGAATGGACCTTTGGCGTCAGCTACGACAGCGACCTGAAGGCGGCCGAGCAGATCATCAAGGACACCATCCTGGCCGATCCCCGCGCCCTGGCCGACCCCGAGCCCTTTATTCAGGTCAGCAACCTCGGCGAAAGCTCGGTCGACTTCCTGGTGCGCGTCTGGTGCAACCGCGCCGATCTGTTCGGCTTTCAGACCGACATGACACGCAAGGTGAAGGAGGCGATGGATGCCGGTGGCATCGACATTCCCTTTCCCACACGAACGCTCACTGTGAAAAAGGCCGAGGACGGGGCCGATCTGGGCCTTTGA
- a CDS encoding 4a-hydroxytetrahydrobiopterin dehydratase has protein sequence MTELFSKSARDALLGPLLDSGWEIDSDGDVLEKTFTFGDFTEAFAFMTRAALWAEKWDHHPDWSNSYKTVNVRLTTHDMGGLTSLDAKLARKMDQLLT, from the coding sequence ATGACCGAACTTTTCAGCAAATCCGCCCGCGACGCCCTGCTGGGCCCCTTGCTGGACTCCGGCTGGGAAATCGACAGCGACGGCGACGTGCTGGAAAAGACATTTACCTTCGGCGACTTCACCGAAGCCTTCGCCTTCATGACCCGCGCAGCGCTCTGGGCCGAGAAATGGGACCATCACCCGGACTGGAGCAACAGTTACAAGACAGTCAACGTCAGGTTGACAACCCATGACATGGGCGGCTTAACGTCGCTGGATGCGAAACTTGCAAGAAAAATGGACCAGCTGCTGACATGA
- a CDS encoding GNAT family N-acetyltransferase: protein MDNSRDQSIEIRLLSSVSGIAQAEWDACACPETSTGGAPIDPFTTWRFLKALEDSGSVGPGTGWEPHYLTAWSDGTLIGVAPSYAKGHSQGEYIFDFNWAHAYERAGGRYYPKLQIAVPFTPATGRRFLVKPGHEGTGMAALVQGAVQLASENGLSGLHATFCTEAEAEAGEAMGLMRRYSTQFHWENRGYATFDDFLETLSSRKRKNIRKERRQAQDFGGRIHLLTGDDLRPAHWDAFWRFYMDTGSRKWGTPYLTRDFFDILQQEMRDDVLLALAERDGQMVAGALNMIGRDVLFGRYWGCTEHHPCLHFELCYYQAIDHAIATGKARVEAGAQGEHKLARGYLPARTHSLHWIADPNLAHAIDEFLRAEARAVDEDIEVLTEYGPFRREQQEEQE from the coding sequence ATGGATAATTCCCGCGACCAAAGTATCGAAATCCGCCTGCTGTCCTCTGTTTCCGGGATCGCGCAGGCCGAATGGGATGCCTGCGCCTGCCCCGAGACCAGCACGGGCGGCGCCCCCATCGACCCCTTCACCACCTGGCGGTTCCTGAAAGCGCTGGAAGACAGCGGCTCGGTCGGGCCCGGCACCGGGTGGGAGCCGCATTACCTGACCGCATGGAGCGACGGCACGCTGATCGGCGTCGCCCCATCCTATGCCAAGGGGCATAGCCAGGGCGAATATATCTTCGATTTCAACTGGGCCCATGCCTATGAACGCGCCGGCGGGCGCTATTACCCGAAGCTGCAGATCGCCGTGCCCTTCACCCCCGCGACGGGGCGGCGTTTTCTGGTCAAGCCGGGCCATGAGGGCACCGGGATGGCGGCTCTGGTGCAGGGCGCGGTGCAACTGGCGTCGGAAAACGGGCTGTCGGGGCTGCATGCGACCTTCTGCACCGAAGCCGAGGCCGAGGCGGGCGAAGCCATGGGCCTTATGCGGCGCTATTCGACGCAGTTCCACTGGGAAAACCGGGGCTACGCGACCTTCGATGACTTTCTCGAAACGCTGTCGTCACGCAAGCGCAAGAATATCCGCAAGGAACGCCGGCAGGCGCAGGACTTCGGTGGCCGCATCCATCTGCTGACCGGGGACGACCTGCGCCCGGCGCATTGGGATGCCTTCTGGCGTTTCTACATGGACACCGGCAGCCGCAAATGGGGCACGCCCTACCTGACGCGGGATTTCTTCGACATCCTGCAACAGGAGATGCGCGACGACGTGCTTCTGGCGCTGGCCGAACGCGACGGCCAGATGGTCGCCGGCGCGCTGAACATGATCGGGCGGGACGTGCTGTTCGGGCGCTACTGGGGCTGCACCGAACACCATCCCTGCCTGCATTTCGAACTGTGCTACTATCAGGCCATCGACCATGCCATCGCCACCGGCAAGGCCCGCGTCGAAGCCGGAGCACAGGGCGAACACAAGCTGGCGCGCGGCTATCTGCCCGCCCGCACCCATTCGCTGCACTGGATCGCCGATCCGAACCTCGCCCATGCCATCGACGAATTCCTGCGGGCCGAAGCCCGTGCCGTCGACGAGGATATCGAGGTTCTGACCGAATACGGTCCTTTCCGCCGCGAACAACAGGAGGAACAGGAATGA
- a CDS encoding glycerophosphodiester phosphodiesterase family protein, whose protein sequence is MSDPTAQTPTSPTLHDSFRGAPIAHRGFHDQAGGRIENSRAAILAAVEAGYGIEIDLQPSSDGVAMVFHDDTLDRVTGATGPVCAQDAASLRGLTLTGSSDTIPTFAEILDLVAGRVPLLVEIKDQGRADVPDLPPETLEKAAAAAVEGYDGPLAFMSFNPDAVARMARFAPGVPRGLTSCGYDADDFPSLPEARRARLRDLADFATTGSSFISHHARDLDRPAVQALRDAGIPVLCWTIRSSAEEASARALADNVTFEGYDAAIPA, encoded by the coding sequence ATGTCCGACCCGACCGCCCAGACGCCGACATCCCCGACCCTGCACGACAGCTTCCGGGGCGCGCCCATCGCGCACCGGGGCTTTCACGATCAAGCCGGCGGGCGGATCGAAAACAGCCGCGCCGCCATCCTCGCCGCCGTCGAGGCCGGTTACGGGATCGAGATCGACCTGCAACCGTCCTCCGATGGGGTCGCCATGGTCTTTCACGACGACACGCTCGACCGCGTGACCGGTGCGACCGGCCCGGTCTGCGCGCAGGATGCCGCGTCGCTGCGGGGCCTGACCCTGACGGGTTCTTCGGACACCATCCCCACTTTTGCCGAGATCCTCGACCTGGTCGCGGGGCGCGTGCCCCTGCTGGTCGAGATCAAGGATCAGGGCCGTGCGGATGTCCCCGACCTACCTCCCGAGACGCTTGAAAAAGCCGCCGCCGCAGCGGTCGAAGGCTATGACGGTCCACTGGCCTTCATGTCCTTCAACCCCGACGCGGTCGCCCGCATGGCCCGGTTTGCGCCCGGCGTCCCGCGTGGCCTGACCAGCTGCGGCTATGATGCGGACGATTTCCCGAGCCTGCCCGAAGCACGCCGGGCCCGGCTGCGCGACCTTGCGGACTTCGCGACCACCGGGTCTTCGTTCATCAGCCATCACGCCCGCGACCTTGACCGCCCCGCCGTGCAGGCGCTGCGTGACGCGGGCATCCCCGTGCTCTGCTGGACTATCCGGTCTTCGGCCGAAGAGGCATCTGCGCGGGCGCTTGCCGACAATGTGACCTTCGAAGGGTATGACGCGGCCATTCCCGCTTGA
- a CDS encoding RidA family protein: protein MSTDIDARLAELGLTLPKAAAPIANYVPYMISGKTVYVSGQISIDENGPITGKVGTDLTPEQGSEAAKRCALSLLSQVHAACDGDWTRLKRVLKLTAFVNSTPDFEDQPAVINGASDLLVAVLGDAGRHARSAVSAGALPMNGAVEIEGIFELV from the coding sequence ATGAGCACCGATATCGACGCCCGCCTGGCCGAGCTTGGCCTGACCCTGCCCAAGGCAGCCGCGCCCATTGCCAACTACGTTCCCTATATGATCAGCGGCAAGACAGTCTATGTCTCGGGCCAGATCTCGATCGATGAAAATGGCCCGATCACCGGCAAGGTCGGCACGGATCTGACCCCTGAACAGGGCTCCGAAGCCGCCAAACGCTGCGCGCTCAGCCTTCTGTCTCAGGTCCACGCGGCCTGCGACGGCGACTGGACCCGGCTGAAGCGGGTGCTGAAGCTGACCGCCTTCGTCAATTCCACCCCCGACTTCGAAGACCAGCCCGCCGTGATCAACGGTGCCTCGGATCTGCTGGTCGCGGTACTGGGCGATGCCGGCCGCCACGCGCGGTCCGCCGTGTCCGCCGGGGCGCTGCCGATGAATGGCGCGGTCGAGATCGAAGGCATCTTCGAACTCGTCTGA
- a CDS encoding HlyD family type I secretion periplasmic adaptor subunit — MTRQAPPPRPSASRAGDRVLSARMPLLLGFAALLLLLGGFGTWSALTRIAGAVIASGQIEVERNRQVVQHPEGGVVRTLGVAEGDRVDAGAILLELDADGLASDLAIVEGQLFELMARRGRLVAERDDADTLVFPTLAMEEAARNPDVAELLAGQTRLRAARQVARRQAEQQLQERSAQISSQINGMEAQLAAYSLQLDLIAQELEIQQGLLDRGLSQIARVLALQRESARLQGEIGDLTAARAEAQGRITETRLEILNLGVSARQEAIEGLREQQYRELELLERRRALGQRLDRLQIRSPVAGVVYDLQVFGPRSVLKPAEPVLYLVPDDRPLVIAARVEPIHVDALHLDQDALLRFPAFDQRTTPELAGRLTRISADAFRDEVTGQAYYQVEIRLNAGETDKLPQDQLLIPGMPVEAYLRTGDRTPLAYLVKPFADYFAKAFR; from the coding sequence ATGACCAGACAGGCACCTCCGCCCAGGCCTTCCGCCTCCCGTGCGGGCGACAGGGTGCTGTCGGCCCGCATGCCGCTGCTGCTGGGGTTCGCCGCCCTGCTGTTGCTCCTTGGCGGCTTCGGCACCTGGTCCGCCCTGACGCGGATCGCCGGCGCGGTCATCGCTTCGGGTCAGATCGAAGTCGAGCGCAATCGCCAGGTGGTCCAGCACCCCGAGGGCGGCGTTGTCCGCACGCTCGGCGTCGCCGAGGGCGATCGGGTCGATGCCGGCGCAATCCTGCTGGAACTTGACGCCGACGGTCTGGCGTCGGACCTCGCGATCGTCGAAGGGCAGCTTTTCGAACTCATGGCCCGGCGCGGACGCCTGGTGGCTGAACGGGACGACGCCGATACACTTGTCTTCCCGACGCTCGCGATGGAGGAAGCGGCGCGCAATCCCGACGTGGCCGAACTGTTGGCCGGGCAGACCCGCCTGCGCGCGGCACGACAGGTCGCCCGGCGTCAGGCCGAACAGCAATTGCAGGAACGCAGCGCCCAGATTTCAAGTCAAATCAACGGGATGGAAGCGCAGCTTGCGGCCTATTCCCTGCAACTGGACCTGATCGCGCAGGAGTTGGAAATTCAACAGGGCCTGCTGGATCGGGGTTTGTCGCAGATCGCGCGGGTGCTGGCCCTGCAACGCGAATCCGCCCGCCTTCAGGGCGAGATCGGCGATTTGACCGCAGCCCGCGCCGAAGCCCAGGGGCGGATCACGGAGACCCGGCTGGAAATCCTGAACCTCGGTGTCTCGGCCCGCCAGGAAGCCATCGAGGGCCTGCGCGAACAGCAATACCGGGAATTGGAATTGCTGGAACGCCGCCGCGCCCTGGGTCAAAGGCTGGATCGGCTGCAAATCCGCTCTCCGGTGGCTGGCGTGGTCTATGATCTGCAGGTTTTCGGGCCGCGATCGGTCCTGAAACCGGCCGAGCCGGTGCTCTACTTGGTGCCCGACGACCGTCCGCTGGTCATCGCCGCGCGGGTAGAGCCGATCCATGTGGATGCGCTGCACCTTGATCAGGACGCGCTGCTGCGCTTTCCCGCCTTCGACCAACGCACGACCCCGGAACTGGCCGGCAGGCTGACCCGGATCAGCGCCGATGCCTTTCGCGACGAGGTCACGGGGCAGGCCTACTACCAGGTCGAGATTCGCTTGAACGCGGGCGAAACGGACAAGCTGCCCCAGGACCAATTGCTGATCCCCGGCATGCCGGTCGAGGCCTACCTGCGCACCGGCGACCGCACCCCCCTGGCCTATCTGGTGAAACCCTTTGCGGATTATTTTGCCAAGGCGTTCCGCTGA
- a CDS encoding type I secretion system permease/ATPase encodes MIDQIKARGLVELRAIRRENRALFWVAALFSVFANLLMLAGPLYMMLVYDRVMTTRSVETLMALTVLIAFLFGVMGVLDFARGRIMSRIGARMQSRLDVRAYDAALRRAAIHADPLSASALPDVEAQQRLLASPVPGALFDLPWTPVFLAGIALFHPLLGGLALCGGAVLILVALLNQMLSRDPQAEAEGAAQQAQGQADQMRAEAGMIRAMGMSGAVFRRWLGLRRMAVGRQIALADVTSGFSVLTKTLRLFLQSAMLGLGALLALRGEISAGAMIAGSVLLGRALNPVEQLIGNWPLLQRARRGWTNLAWLLGIEPAEPPRTTLPRPRAKVEIQQATVTPPGEKAATLRMVSFGIDPGQALGVIGPSGAGKSTLARAMTGAWPCQGGKIRLDGATLEQYPGEMLGNLIGYLPQRVELFDGSIGANISRMAETPDDAKVVEAARRADAHDMILRMPEGYDTMVSAHGGRLSGGQIQRIGLARAMYGDPVLLVLDEPNSNLDNEGSEALNSAIRVLKSEGCAIMIMAHRPAAIQECDLLLMLEHGNRVAFGPRDDVLRKVLQNHDQIRKATGQGGVQ; translated from the coding sequence ATGATCGACCAGATCAAGGCCCGGGGGCTGGTCGAACTGCGCGCCATTCGTCGGGAAAATCGCGCCCTGTTCTGGGTCGCCGCGCTGTTTTCAGTCTTCGCCAATCTCCTGATGCTGGCCGGGCCGCTCTACATGATGCTGGTCTATGATCGGGTGATGACCACGCGATCTGTCGAGACGCTGATGGCCCTGACGGTGCTGATCGCCTTCCTGTTCGGCGTCATGGGCGTGCTCGATTTCGCGCGGGGGCGGATCATGTCGCGGATCGGGGCAAGGATGCAATCGCGGCTGGACGTCCGCGCCTATGACGCCGCACTGCGCCGCGCCGCGATCCATGCCGATCCCCTGTCCGCTTCGGCCCTCCCCGATGTGGAGGCGCAGCAAAGGCTGCTGGCCTCTCCGGTGCCCGGCGCGCTGTTCGACCTGCCCTGGACGCCGGTCTTCCTGGCCGGGATCGCCCTGTTCCACCCATTGCTGGGTGGTCTGGCGCTATGCGGTGGGGCGGTGTTGATCCTGGTCGCCCTGCTCAACCAGATGTTGTCCCGCGACCCCCAGGCCGAGGCTGAGGGGGCCGCACAACAGGCACAAGGTCAGGCCGACCAGATGCGCGCAGAGGCCGGCATGATCCGCGCCATGGGCATGAGCGGCGCGGTCTTCCGCCGCTGGCTGGGCTTGCGTCGCATGGCGGTCGGCCGCCAGATCGCGCTGGCCGACGTGACCTCGGGCTTTTCGGTGCTGACCAAGACGCTGCGGCTGTTCCTGCAATCGGCAATGCTGGGCCTTGGGGCGCTGCTGGCCCTGCGGGGCGAAATCAGCGCCGGCGCGATGATTGCGGGCTCGGTTCTGTTGGGGCGCGCGCTGAACCCGGTGGAACAATTGATCGGCAACTGGCCGCTGCTGCAACGCGCGCGGCGCGGCTGGACCAACCTCGCCTGGCTGCTGGGGATCGAACCGGCGGAGCCACCCCGGACCACCCTGCCGCGCCCCAGGGCCAAGGTCGAGATTCAGCAGGCCACCGTCACGCCACCGGGCGAAAAGGCCGCCACCCTGCGCATGGTCAGTTTCGGCATCGACCCGGGCCAGGCGCTTGGCGTCATCGGCCCCTCGGGGGCGGGCAAATCCACGCTGGCCCGCGCCATGACCGGCGCCTGGCCCTGTCAGGGGGGCAAGATCCGCCTCGACGGCGCCACGCTTGAACAATATCCCGGCGAGATGCTCGGCAACCTGATCGGCTACCTGCCGCAGAGGGTCGAATTGTTCGACGGCAGCATCGGCGCCAATATCTCTCGCATGGCCGAGACGCCGGATGACGCCAAGGTGGTCGAAGCCGCGCGGCGCGCCGATGCCCATGACATGATCCTGCGGATGCCCGAAGGCTATGACACAATGGTCAGCGCCCATGGCGGCCGCTTGTCCGGTGGCCAGATCCAGCGGATCGGCCTGGCGCGGGCGATGTATGGCGACCCGGTGCTGCTGGTGCTGGACGAGCCGAACTCGAACCTCGACAACGAAGGCAGCGAGGCGCTGAACAGCGCGATCCGGGTGCTGAAATCCGAAGGCTGCGCGATCATGATCATGGCGCACAGGCCCGCGGCGATCCAGGAATGCGACCTGCTGCTGATGCTGGAACATGGCAATCGCGTCGCCTTCGGACCGCGTGACGACGTGCTGCGCAAGGTGTTGCAGAACCATGACCAGATCCGCAAGGCGACCGGTCAGGGGGGTGTACAATGA